One Castanea sativa cultivar Marrone di Chiusa Pesio chromosome 4, ASM4071231v1 DNA window includes the following coding sequences:
- the LOC142631880 gene encoding galactoside 2-alpha-L-fucosyltransferase-like encodes MKRFKKNPDDENGNGGARPTNSDSHIVVRDPDRKSGSNPMRLMGIVVVCLMIISVLFSVSVVLKDPPSDKVWIAAAEARFVDAGPKKGSEDDAVQSTGVPKDKLLRGLLSAGFDEGSCISRYQSAEYHKELSHKPSSYLTSRLRRYEALHKKCGPYTELYNKTLEQLKSGHSTGSSECNYVVWISFSGLGNRILTLASSFLYALLTNRVLLVDPGVDVADLFCEPFPGVSWFLPPDFPLKNHFNSFNQESPQCYGKMVKNNTIANLNGLIPSSVYLHLAHDYGDHDKLFFCDEDQAFLQKVPWLIVKTDNYLIPSIFLIPSFEQELSNLFPNRDTVFHFLGRYLFHPTNQVWGLITRYYEAYLARADERLGIQIRVFDVGTGPFQHVLDQILACTIKENLLPEIDREQYIISPSRGTQKSKAVLMTSLSSGYSEKVRDIYWEHPTVTGEVVGIFQPSHEEYQQTEKLVHNRKAWAEMYLLSLTDMLVTSSWSTFGYVAQGLGGLKPWILYKPENGTAPDPPCRRAMSMEPCFHAPPFYDCKAKVGVDTGKIVPHVRHCEDMSWGLKLVDHYDEL; translated from the exons GAATTCGGATTCCCACATTGTTGTGAGAGATCCAGATAGGAAATCCGGGTCCAACCCGATGAGGCTGATGGGGATCGTTGTGGTTTGTCTGATGATTATTTCGGttctgttttcagtttctgtAGTTCTCAAAGACCCACCTTCAGATAAAGTTTGGATAGCTGCTGCAGAGGCAAGGTTTGTTGATGCGGGTCCCAAAAAAG GTTCAGAAGATGATGCTGTTCAGTCCACTGGGGTGCCAAAGGATAAACTGCTTAGGGGGTTACTTTCTGCTGGATTTGATGAAGGATCTTGTATCAGCAGGTATCAGTCAGCTGAATATCACAAGGAGCTATCACACAAACCTTCCTCTTACCTCACTTCCAGGTTACGAAGATATGAAGCTCTACATAAAAAATGCGGACCCTATACTGAATTGTATAACAAAACCTTGGAGCAACTGAAGTCTGGTCATTCCACTGGGTCCTCAGAATGTAATTATGTAGTATGGATTTCCTTTAGTGGATTAGGGAATAGGATACTTACCCTAGCTTCATCATTTCTATATGCTCTCCTCACAAACCGTGTCCTACTTGTTGACCCTGGAGTTGATGTGGCCGATCTCTTCTGTGAACCGTTTCCAGGGGTTTCCTGGTTTCTCCCCCCAGATTTTCCCCTTAAAAATCATTTCAACAGCTTCAATCAGGAATCCCCTCAATGTTACGGGAAAATGGTGAAGAATAATACAATTGCAAATTTGAATGGGTTGATACCATCTTCTGTCTACCTCCATCTAGCCCATGATTATGGTGATCATGATAAGCTTTTCTTCTGTGATGAGGATCAAGCTTTTCTGCAGAAAGTACCTTGGTTGATTGTGAAAACAGATAACTACCTCATCCCATCTATTTTCTTAATCCCTTCTTTTGAGCAAGAATTGAGTAATCTCTTCCCAAATAGGGATACAGTTTTCCACTTCTTAGGCCGATATCTATTCCACCCCACAAATCAAGTTTGGGGACTTATTACCAGATACTATGAAGCTTATTTGGCCAGAGCAGATGAAAGATTAGGCATTCAGATCAGGGTCTTTGATGTTGGGACTGGTCCATTTCAGCATGTACTCGACCAAATCCTAGCTTGTACCATAAAGGAGAATCTGTTGCCAGAAATCGACAGAGAGCAATACATTATCAGTCCATCCAGAGGAACTCAGAAGTCTAAAGCTGTTCTGATGACATCTTTAAGCTCCGGGTACTCTGAAAAGGTTAGAGATATTTATTGGGAACATCCAACTGTAACCGGCGAGGTGGTTGGTATTTTCCAGCCGAGCCATGAAGAGTATCAACAAACAGAGAAGCTAGTGCACAACCGGAAGGCATGGGCGGAGATGTACTTACTGAGCCTGACTGATATGTTGGTCACAAGCTCATGGTCGACTTTTGGGTATGTGGCTCAAGGTCTTGGAGGGTTAAAGCCATGGATACTATACAAGCCTGAGAATGGGACTGCCCCTGACCCACCTTGTCGTCGAGCCATGTCAATGGAACCTTGCTTCCATGCACCTCCCTTCTATGACTGCAAGGCAAAGGTTGGGGTCGACACAGGTAAAATTGTACCCCATGTGAGGCATTGTGAGGACATGAGCTGGGGCCTTAAGCTTGTTGATCATTATGATGAATTGTAA
- the LOC142631206 gene encoding uncharacterized protein LOC142631206, whose protein sequence is MGKDSKAKDSKAKDSGAKGKGKQAASGSDENASKGKGKGGKAADGLGTCTYVKARHILCEKQGKINEAYKKLQDGWLSNGDKVPPAEFAKVAQEYSECPSGKKGGDLGWFPRGKMAGPFQEVAFNTPVGVTSAPFKSTHGYHIILSEGRKN, encoded by the exons ATGGGAAAGGACTCAAAGGCCAAGGACTCCAAGGCCAAGGACTCGGGCGCAAAGGGTAAGGGTAAACAGGCAGCAAGTGGGAGTGACGAGAATGCATCAAAGGGTAAAGGTAAAGGTGGGAAGGCAGCAGATGGGCTTGGCACCTGTACATATGTGAAAG CAAGGCATATCTTATGTGAGAAGCAAGGGAAAATTAATGAAGCATACAAGAAACTTCAGGATGGCTGGCTTAGCAATGGAGATAAGGTTCCGCCAGCTGAGTTTGCTAAG GTAGCTCAAGAATATTCTGAATGTCCATCAGGGAAGAAGGGTGGAGATCTTGGATGGTTTCCACGAGGTAAGATGGCTGGGCCATTTCAGGAGGTTGCCTTCAATACACCTGTTGGGGTTACAAGTGCACCATTCAAATCAAC aCATGGATACCACATAATCTTATCTGAAGGGAGAAAGAACTGA